The following are encoded in a window of Longibacter salinarum genomic DNA:
- a CDS encoding aldehyde dehydrogenase family protein, which translates to MIYDRPTFQKSYGNYIGGKFVEPLSGEYFDNSSPIDGENFCRVARSNADDIERALDAAHEAKDAWGKTPVAERSRVLNKIADITEENLEFLARCDTVDNGKPIRETLAADLPLVVDHFRYFASVIRADEGSMAEHDENTVAYHVHEPLGVVGQIIPWNFPLLMAAWKIAPALAAGNCTVVKPAEQTPVSIMEWIKLIDDADILPDGVLNIVQGFGPEAGKPLAQSERVAKVAFTGETTTGRLVMQYASENLTRVTMELGGKSPNVFFENVMDADDEFFDKCLEGAAMFALNQGEVCTCPSRILVQESIAEEFTERVVERVKNIRVGNPLDSETQVGAQASNDQFEKIKNYFDVGREEGAEVLVGGKVAKAKGVAVAAGGDGEPANKGYYIEPTIFRGHNRMRVFQEEIFGPVTSLTTFKDEADAIEISNETLYGLGAGVWTRDMHQAYRVPRAIQAGRVWVNCYHLYPAHAAFGGYKKSGFGRENHKMMLDHYRNTKNMLVSYDKNAMGFF; encoded by the coding sequence GTGATATACGATCGCCCGACGTTCCAAAAATCCTACGGCAACTACATCGGCGGAAAGTTCGTCGAGCCGCTCAGCGGGGAGTACTTTGACAACTCCTCGCCGATCGATGGCGAGAATTTCTGCCGCGTTGCTCGTTCCAACGCCGACGACATTGAGCGAGCGCTCGATGCCGCACACGAGGCGAAGGACGCCTGGGGCAAAACCCCGGTTGCCGAACGGTCTCGCGTCTTGAATAAGATCGCGGACATCACCGAAGAGAATCTCGAATTCCTCGCTCGCTGTGACACCGTCGACAACGGGAAGCCGATCCGCGAGACGCTCGCGGCCGATCTACCCCTCGTCGTCGACCACTTCCGCTATTTTGCCAGCGTCATCCGCGCGGACGAAGGCTCGATGGCGGAGCACGATGAAAACACGGTCGCCTACCACGTCCACGAGCCGCTGGGAGTCGTTGGGCAGATCATCCCCTGGAACTTCCCGTTGCTGATGGCCGCGTGGAAAATTGCGCCTGCCCTGGCTGCGGGCAACTGTACGGTTGTGAAGCCGGCAGAGCAAACGCCCGTCTCCATCATGGAGTGGATCAAGCTCATTGATGATGCCGACATCCTACCCGACGGGGTACTGAACATCGTGCAGGGCTTCGGGCCGGAAGCCGGCAAGCCCCTCGCTCAAAGCGAACGCGTGGCGAAAGTCGCCTTCACAGGCGAAACCACGACGGGCCGCCTTGTCATGCAGTATGCCTCGGAAAACCTGACGCGCGTGACGATGGAGCTCGGCGGTAAGAGCCCGAACGTGTTCTTCGAGAACGTCATGGATGCCGACGACGAGTTCTTTGACAAGTGCCTCGAAGGTGCGGCCATGTTCGCACTCAACCAGGGTGAAGTCTGCACATGCCCGTCTCGCATCCTCGTACAGGAGTCTATCGCGGAAGAGTTCACGGAGCGTGTCGTCGAGCGCGTCAAGAACATTCGCGTCGGCAATCCGCTCGACAGCGAGACGCAGGTCGGCGCGCAGGCATCGAACGACCAGTTCGAGAAAATCAAGAACTACTTCGATGTCGGTCGCGAAGAGGGCGCTGAAGTACTCGTCGGAGGAAAGGTCGCGAAGGCGAAAGGAGTCGCCGTGGCTGCCGGCGGTGATGGCGAGCCTGCGAACAAGGGCTACTACATCGAGCCGACCATCTTCCGCGGCCACAACCGCATGCGCGTCTTCCAGGAAGAAATCTTCGGGCCGGTGACGTCGCTCACGACGTTCAAGGATGAGGCCGACGCGATCGAGATTTCGAACGAAACGCTGTATGGTCTCGGCGCAGGCGTCTGGACGCGGGATATGCACCAGGCGTACCGGGTACCGCGCGCGATTCAGGCCGGTCGCGTCTGGGTGAACTGCTATCACCTCTACCCGGCGCATGCAGCGTTCGGGGGCTACAAGAAGAGCGGATTTGGTCGAGAGAATCATAAGATGATGCTCGACCACTACCGTAACACGAAGAACATGCTTGTCAGCTACGACAAGAACGCGATGGGCTTCTTCTAA
- a CDS encoding TonB-dependent receptor family protein, translated as MTYFSDVLQRVYVLLLFFLVMSPVSVLAQEETEDAEADTTTAMQVRMDPIEVTATPFQITGEAASFAVTALERTEQDLNTSPSLSLERVADGIPGLFVGSREHYALGDRLTIRGLGWRAQFGVRGVQVLLDGIPLTVADGQAMIGIVDPSFVRSIEVIRGPASTFWGNASGGVVALSTKPERGAHLGRAKVTGGSYGLIKTDLQVTPDVGKHRLSMYGSYLGQEGYRAHSQTQLFRYGLTGNLRLTDDSGIKTIAALQYMPRAQNPSTLDAEAAADTPREVRDAVRTFDTGKTATQGQVGATYYNDVGVGTINTTLYGIIRDLENPIPFGYIDLSRRVGGTRVTLESDNGPDGERLEWGFGAEGKVQRDDRREFGNQDGEPTDIELDQLETVDNAALFGRASYPLGRVRLSAGVRYDWMRFEADDNLNDNDGARTFQTFSPSVGLSVDVGTARFFTNVASGLEAPTANELSNRADGRTGFNPQLDPENIWGVEVGVQGVFPSYRFGYDLAIFGTRVSDLLVPRQGANEQTFFRNAGETRHTGVESALRWSATDWMDVRGSYTFVKAEFTDAETADGSSLNGNRIPGVPPHMFSGSIDIRRNGIGGMIRANGLSDYEVDSENTAENDGYVLFDLQLSYTAQVGDLSISPFAAVNNVFDVRYNDTVVNAFGGRFYEPAAGRNYRIGISASFD; from the coding sequence ATGACGTACTTCTCCGATGTCCTGCAGCGTGTCTATGTCTTGCTGCTGTTTTTTCTGGTGATGTCGCCTGTATCCGTTCTCGCTCAAGAGGAGACGGAGGACGCAGAAGCAGACACGACGACGGCCATGCAGGTTCGCATGGATCCGATCGAAGTGACGGCGACGCCTTTTCAAATCACGGGCGAGGCTGCTTCGTTCGCCGTGACGGCGCTGGAGCGAACGGAACAGGACCTGAACACCTCACCGTCCCTCAGTCTGGAGCGCGTTGCAGATGGTATTCCCGGGCTCTTTGTCGGTAGCCGCGAGCACTACGCGCTGGGCGACCGGCTGACGATCCGCGGGCTCGGCTGGCGCGCGCAGTTCGGCGTTCGGGGCGTGCAGGTGCTCCTCGATGGCATACCACTCACGGTGGCCGATGGACAGGCGATGATCGGCATTGTCGACCCATCGTTCGTGCGCAGCATCGAGGTCATTCGTGGTCCAGCCTCGACGTTCTGGGGGAACGCGAGCGGGGGTGTGGTCGCCCTTTCCACGAAACCGGAGCGTGGAGCCCATCTCGGTCGTGCAAAGGTCACGGGCGGGTCATACGGCCTGATCAAGACGGACCTGCAGGTTACGCCGGACGTCGGCAAGCACCGCCTGAGCATGTACGGCTCGTACCTCGGACAGGAGGGCTACCGGGCCCACAGCCAGACGCAGCTCTTTCGGTACGGTCTGACCGGCAACCTGCGCCTCACCGACGACAGTGGGATCAAGACGATCGCGGCGCTTCAATACATGCCGCGGGCGCAGAATCCGAGCACGCTCGACGCTGAGGCGGCGGCCGATACGCCGCGAGAAGTGCGTGATGCGGTGCGCACGTTCGACACCGGAAAGACCGCAACGCAGGGACAGGTGGGGGCGACCTATTACAACGACGTGGGAGTGGGCACGATCAATACGACGCTTTACGGCATCATCCGCGACCTGGAGAACCCGATCCCGTTCGGCTACATCGATTTGAGCCGCCGCGTCGGTGGTACGCGCGTCACGCTTGAGAGCGACAACGGACCGGATGGCGAGCGCCTGGAGTGGGGCTTCGGCGCCGAAGGCAAGGTGCAGCGCGACGATCGGCGCGAATTCGGGAATCAGGACGGTGAGCCCACGGACATCGAGCTGGATCAGCTCGAAACGGTCGACAACGCCGCACTCTTCGGTCGGGCCTCTTACCCGCTCGGTCGTGTGCGACTGAGTGCGGGCGTCCGCTACGACTGGATGCGGTTTGAGGCGGACGACAACCTGAACGACAACGACGGGGCGCGCACGTTTCAGACGTTTAGTCCGTCGGTGGGACTTTCGGTGGATGTGGGCACGGCTCGCTTCTTTACCAATGTAGCCAGCGGGTTGGAGGCGCCGACGGCCAACGAACTGAGCAACAGAGCCGACGGCCGCACGGGATTCAATCCTCAACTTGACCCGGAGAACATCTGGGGCGTAGAAGTCGGCGTGCAGGGCGTTTTCCCATCGTATCGCTTCGGGTACGATCTGGCTATTTTCGGCACGCGTGTCAGCGATCTTTTGGTGCCGCGACAAGGGGCCAATGAGCAGACCTTCTTCCGCAACGCCGGCGAGACGCGACATACAGGCGTTGAATCTGCGCTTCGCTGGTCAGCGACGGATTGGATGGACGTGAGGGGGAGCTACACGTTCGTGAAGGCGGAATTTACAGACGCAGAAACGGCCGATGGCTCCTCGCTCAATGGAAACCGCATTCCCGGCGTGCCGCCGCACATGTTCAGCGGGTCAATCGACATCCGCCGCAACGGGATCGGAGGGATGATCCGAGCCAACGGGCTGAGTGACTACGAGGTGGACAGCGAGAATACGGCGGAGAACGACGGATACGTTCTCTTCGATCTGCAGTTGAGCTACACCGCACAAGTTGGAGATCTCTCGATCTCCCCGTTCGCAGCCGTAAATAACGTCTTCGACGTGCGATACAACGACACCGTCGTTAATGCCTTTGGCGGGCGTTTCTACGAGCCGGCTGCCGGTCGTAACTACCGCATCGGGATATCGGCGAGTTTTGACTAG
- a CDS encoding metallophosphoesterase family protein has product MPKLLLFSDVHSDQQACRSLVNRASEVDLVIGAGDFCNMRRGLEAVIDTLSAIDTPTVLVPGNAESEEELRRACSDWPAAMVLHGDKATIAGIEVVGIGGGIPVTPFGDWSYDLTEDEARERLRDVTANGTTVDVLVSHSPPKGLVDRDSSGTSLGSMAIREAIDQLRPELVVCGHIHGSWEQEERVGDTTVINAGPVGLIRSVAS; this is encoded by the coding sequence ATGCCCAAGCTTCTCCTGTTCAGTGACGTGCACAGCGACCAGCAAGCCTGTCGGTCCCTTGTCAATCGTGCGTCGGAGGTCGATCTCGTGATTGGGGCCGGTGACTTTTGCAACATGCGGCGTGGTCTCGAGGCGGTCATTGATACGCTGTCGGCGATCGATACGCCGACGGTACTCGTACCCGGCAATGCGGAGAGCGAGGAGGAGCTACGGCGCGCGTGCTCGGACTGGCCGGCGGCGATGGTACTTCACGGCGACAAAGCGACGATAGCTGGCATTGAGGTCGTTGGAATTGGCGGGGGCATCCCGGTGACGCCCTTCGGTGATTGGAGCTATGATCTGACCGAGGACGAAGCGCGAGAGAGGCTCCGGGATGTGACCGCCAACGGGACAACCGTCGACGTTCTCGTCAGCCATTCGCCTCCAAAGGGACTCGTGGACCGCGACTCCAGCGGCACATCTTTGGGGAGCATGGCCATTCGGGAGGCGATCGACCAGCTGCGCCCGGAGCTCGTGGTGTGCGGGCATATTCACGGAAGCTGGGAGCAGGAGGAGAGGGTCGGGGACACGACGGTCATCAACGCCGGTCCGGTGGGGCTTATCAGAAGTGTGGCTTCGTAA